One genomic window of Peromyscus maniculatus bairdii isolate BWxNUB_F1_BW_parent chromosome 2, HU_Pman_BW_mat_3.1, whole genome shotgun sequence includes the following:
- the Rps6ka1 gene encoding ribosomal protein S6 kinase alpha-1 isoform X3: MKVLKKATLKVRDRVRTKMERDILADVNHPFVVKLHYAFQTEGKLYLILDFLRGGDLFTRLSKEVMFTEEDVKFYLAELALGLDHLHSLGIIYRDLKPENILLDEEGHIKLTDFGLSKEAIDHEKKAYSFCGTVEYMAPEVVNRQGHTHSADWWSYGVLMFEMLTGSLPFQGKDRKETMTLILKAKLGMPQFLSTEAQSLLRALFKRNPANRLGSGPDGAEEIKRHVFYSTIDWNKLYRREIKPPFKPAVAQPDDTFYFDTEFTSRTPRDSPGIPPSAGAHQLFRGFSFVATGLMEDDGKSRTTQAPLHSVVQQLHGKNLVFSDGYVVKETIGVGSYSVCKRCVHKATNMEYAVKVIDKSKRDPSEEIEILLRYGQHPNIITLKDVYDDGKHVYLVTELMRGGELLDKILRQKFFSEREASFVLHTISKTVEYLHSQGVVHRDLKPSNILYVDESGNPECLRICDFGFAKQLRAENGLLMTPCYTANFVAPEVLKRQGYDEGCDVWSLGVLLYTMLAGYTPFANGPSDTPEEILTRIGSGKFTLSGGNWNTVSEMAKDLVSKMLHVDPHQRLTAKQVLQHPWITQKEKLPQSQLSHQDLQLVKGAMAATYSALNSSKPTPQLKPIESSILAQRRVRKLPSTTL, translated from the exons TGCGTGACCGTGTTCGGACCAAGATGGAGAGAGACATCCTGGCTGATGTGAACCACCCATTCGTGGTGAAGCTGCACTATG CCTTCCAGACTGAGGGCAAGCTCTACCTTATTCTGGACTTCCTGCGTGGTGGTGACCTGTTCACACGACTCTCAAAGGAG GTTATGTTTACAGAGGAGGATGTGAAGTTTTACCTGGCTGAACTGGCACTGGGCCTGGACCACCTACACAGCTTGGGCATCATTTACAGAGACCTCAAGCCTGAGAA CATCCTTTTGGATGAGGAGGGCCATATCAAACTCACTG ACTTTGGCCTGAGCAAGGAGGCCATTGACCATGAGAAGAAGGCCTATTCATTCTGCGGGACAGTGGAGTACATGGCCCCTGAGGTTGTCAACCGCCAGGGCCACACCCACAGTGCAGATTGGTGGTCCTATGGGGTATTGATG TTTGAGATGCTGACGGGCTCCCTGCCCTTCCAGGGGAAGGACCGGAAGGAGACCATGACCCTGATTTTGAA GGCGAAGCTAGGCATGCCCCAGTTTCTGAGCACGGAAGCCCAGAGCCTCCTGCGGGCCCTGTTTAAGAGGAACCCTGCCAATCGGCTTG GCTCAGGCCCTGACGGGGCAGAGGAGATTAAGAGGCATGTCTTCTACTCCACCATTGACTGGAAT AAGCTCTACCGTCGTGAGATCAAGCCACCGTTCAAGCCAGCTGTGGCCCAGCCCGATGACACCTTCTACTTTGACACTGAGTTCACATCCCGCACACCCAGGG ACTCTCCAGGCATCCCCCCCAGTGCTGGTGCCCATCAGCTGTTCCGTGGATTCAGCTTCGTGGCCACTGGCCTGATGGAGGATGATGGCAAGTCCCGGACCACTCAGGCTCCCCTGCACTCAGTGGTCCAG CAACTCCACGGGAAGAACTTAGTTTTCAGTGATGGCTACGTGGTAAAGGAGACGATCGGCGTGGGCTCCTACTCCGTGTGTAAGCGCTGTGTGCACAAGGCCACCAACATGGAGTACGCTGTCAAG GTCATCGACAAGAGCAAACGCGATCCCTCAGAGGAAATTGAGATTCTTCTGCGGTATGGACAGCACCCCAACATCATCACCCTGAAGGAT GTGTATGATGATGGCAAACACGTGTACCTGGTGACAGAGCTGATGAGGGGCGGGGAACTGCTGGATAAGATCCTCCGGCAGAAGTTCTTCTCGGAGCGGGAGGCCAGCTTCGTCCTGCATACCATCAGCAAGACTGTGGAATACTTGCATTCCCAGGGG GTCGTCCACAGAGACCTCAAACCCAGTAACATCCTGTATGTGGACGAGTCCGGGAACCCCGAGTGCCTGCGCATCTGCGACTTTGGCTTTGCCAAGCAGCTGCGGGCTGAGAATGGACTTCTCATGACGCCTTGCTACACAGCCAACTTCGTGGCACCTGAG GTGCTGAAGCGTCAAGGCTATGATGAAGGCTGTGACGTTTGGAGCTTGGGAGTCCTGCTGTACACCATGCTGGCAGG ATACACTCCGTTTGCCAATGGGCCCAGCGACACCCCGGAGGAGATCCTCACCCGGATCGGCAGTGGGAAGTTCACCCTCAGTGGGGGAAACTGGAACACGGTCTCCGAGATGGCCAAG GACCTGGTATCCAAGATGCTGCACGTGGACCCCCACCAGCGCCTCACAGCCAAGCAGGTCCTGCAGCACCCGTGGATCACACAGAAAGAGAAGCTTCCTCAGAGCCAGTTGTCACACCAAGACCTGCAGCTTGTGAAG GGAGCCATGGCAGCTACGTATTCTGCGCTCAATAGCTCCAAGCCCACCCCGCAGCTGAAGCCAATCGAGTCTTCTATCCTGGCCCAGCGGCGGGTGAGGAAGCTGCCCTCCACCACCCTGTGA